In Ipomoea triloba cultivar NCNSP0323 chromosome 15, ASM357664v1, one genomic interval encodes:
- the LOC116005641 gene encoding NEP1-interacting protein 2-like: MAAIRELSGYPLGFPSEGKLQIWKFTPDSEGLRFDFNFNPILDLSSPASAFRFFFDRLGEVDSGVGEEIVGRIATFALDQVGTTNWICGLFLLVVLETVPMRIDDGKKSENWFYTKEVNEKGECCSICLEGFMKGTMVIPLLPCLHRFHNGCIIPWLRNNTTCPVCRCTCTLKSS, encoded by the coding sequence ATGGCGGCAATAAGGGAGCTGAGCGGCTATCCCTTGGGATTCCCAAGTGAGGGAAAATTGCAGATTTGGAAATTTACTCCCGATTCGGAGGGCTTACGTTTTGATTTTAACTTCAATCCGATATTGGACTTGAGTTCTCCGGCGAGCGCTTTTAGGTTCTTCTTCGACAGGCTTGGCGAGGTGGATTCTGGGGTGGGCGAAGAAATTGTGGGTCGTATAGCGACGTTTGCTTTGGACCAAGTTGGCACAACAAATTGGATTTGTGGGTTGTTTTTATTGGTCGTCCTAGAAACGGTTCCGATGAGGATAGATGATGGGAAAAAGTCCGAGAATTGGTTTTACACAAAAGAGGTTAATGAGAAAGGTGAATGTTGCTCCATCTGCTTGGAAGGGTTTATGAAAGGGACAATGGTCATTCCATTGTTGCCCTGTTTGCATAGGTTTCACAATGGCTGCATTATTCCATGGCTACGCAACAACACAACATGCCCCGTTTGCCGCTGCACATGTACACTCAAATCTTCATAA
- the LOC116006985 gene encoding probable protein phosphatase 2C 27: protein MLMATDTEISHTFTVLEGSYNNKDNTPTSNNELQVKSEPSGKPPRHLSTVRHSISSAMLVASADLDFDYGVKEAQCPSKGKPSFIPVYRSGSYAEKGPKQYMEDEHIRIDHLIEHFGETAGFTSYGAFYGVFDGHGGTDAALFVRNNILKFIVEESCFPLCLEKAISNAFLKTDYAFADDSALDISSGTTALTALIFERKMIVANAGDCRAVLGKRGRAIELSKDHKPNCTSERFRIEKLGGAIYDGYLNGQLSVSRALGDWHMKGPKGSACPLSAEPELQETILTEDDEFLIMGCDGLWDVMSSQYAVTMARKELMLHNDPERCSRELVREALKRNTCDNLTVIVVCFSPEPPPRIEVPQTRFRRSISAEGLNLLKGVLENNP from the exons ATGCTAATGGCGACTGATACTGAAATTTCACATACATTCACTGTATTAGAAGGAAGTTATAATAACAAGGACAACACTCCAACTTCAAACAATGAATTACAAGTGAAATCAGAACCAAGTGGCAAACCTCCACGCCATCTTTCCACTGTGAGGCATTCTATAAGTTCTGCTATGCTTGTGGCATCTGCTGATTTG GATTTTGATTATGGTGTCAAGGAGGCCCAGTGCCCTTCCAAAGGAAAACCAAGCTTTATACCAGTATATCGTTCTGGAAGTTATGCTGAGAAAGGACCCAAGCAATACATGGAGGATGAACACATCAGAATAGACCATTTAATTGAGCATTTTGGTGAAACTGCGGGGTTCACTTCTTATGGAGCTTTCTATGGG GTTTTTGATGGCCATGGTGGTACAGATGCAGCATTATTTGTCAGGAATAATATTCTCAAGTTTATTGTTGAGGAATCTTGTTTCCCCCTTTGTCTAGAAAAGGCTATCAGCAATGCTTTTCTGAAAACTGATTATGCCTTTGCTGACGATAGTGCCCTTGATATATCCTCTGGTACAACAGCACTGACTGCACTCATATTTGAACG aaaaatgATAGTTGCCAATGCCGGGGATTGTCGTGCTGTGTTGGGGAAACGTGGAAGAGCCATTGAGTTGTCCAAGGACCATAAACCAAATTGCACATCTGAAAGGTTTAGAATAGAAAAACTTGGAGGAGCCATATACGATGGGTACCTAAATGGCCAGCTATCTGTTTCTCGTGCCTTAGGAGATTGGCATATGAAGGGTCCGAAAGGTTCTGCCTGCCCCTTGAGTGCCGAGCCAGAGTTGCAGGAGACTATACTAACGGAGGATGATGAATTCTTAATCATGGGCTGTGACGGTCTTTGGGATGTTATGAGTAGCCAGTATGCTGTAACAATGGCTAGGAAAGAATTGATGCTGCACAACGACCCCGAAAGATGTTCAAGAGAATTGGTTCGGGAAGCTCTCAAGCGCAACACATGCGATAACTTGACAGTAATAGTGGTGTGTTTCTCCCCTGAACCTCCGCCTCGGATAGAAGTACCTCAAACGCGATTTAGGCGAAGTATATCAGCAGAAGGATTGAATCTTCTAAAAGGGGTATTAGAAAACAACCCGTAA